In Aricia agestis chromosome 5, ilAriAges1.1, whole genome shotgun sequence, the genomic stretch gtagggaagggaagggaatagttgagggtagggaagggaatagggtaggggttaggggattgggcctccggtaaactcactcactaggcgaaacacagcgcaagcgctgtttcacgctggttttctgtgagaatgtggtatttatccggtcgagccggcccattcgtgccgaagcatggctctcccacgtatataatatacatctttacattacctgctctgtctatGACAGCCTTAAATcttgacagatccgatgacatatcaatatttaaaaaaaaaatttttacccaccacatgagaaatttgatttctataccatgaaaACTAGACATGTCAGAAGCCTATACTAGCTTAATCTGactcgagcttgtcccgaaatcccctcttcccctcctcaactataaataaaaacaataagttAATTGAGGTGTTTATTTATAGTCCTTATCGTTTTCCGCCAACACGGGGTGCAGCCTTTTGACTGACTTTGGCAGCCTTAGGTTTGGGCGGTGCCTTTACTTTTGTTGGTGGAGCTGTCGCTTTCTTTGCAGCTTTAGTGGACTTCTTCTGTTCCTTTGCAGCTCTGAAAAATTAATGTTTTaggtttacatttttttctcttAATGAATTAATACAGAGAAGTATAAATATATGGACTTGAAAAAGATATTTATGAATAAACTaagaacataaaattaacatttattttttaatataatacagttTTATTAAACTCCAGTATGATAGATAACACTTACTTGATAGCTTGTTCTCTCTGAGCCTTCCTCACTTCAGGCTTCATGTTGCGCTTAGCCATGATGTCACTGAGGGAAGCTCCAACAATAGCACGTTGGAATTTCTGTGTCCTCCTTGTGCGCTTCTTGGCCTGTTCTTCTTCTTGACCCTTCTTGAACTTACGCCTGTAATTACATGAAgacatttttagtttttacatagTCTCTCATCTAATAAAAGTGTATCCATTTtgatattacatattttgttataaatgaagataaatataaaaaaactgacAATAAATAATGGTAGTTTTCACTCCATAAACAAATATGTACATCATAACAAAAGGAGGATTAAAATGCTACAGGAGTTCAGGTTTTAAATCCTTAAAAaattggaaatatttttaagcttaCCTATATAACAC encodes the following:
- the LOC121727511 gene encoding 60S ribosomal protein L24, with translation MKIGLCAYSGYKIYPGHGKTMVKVDGKTFTFLNSKCEAAHLMRRNPRKVTWTVLYRRKFKKGQEEEQAKKRTRRTQKFQRAIVGASLSDIMAKRNMKPEVRKAQREQAIKAAKEQKKSTKAAKKATAPPTKVKAPPKPKAAKVSQKAAPRVGGKR